The Shewanella algae DNA segment AGGTTTTTCGGGGCGTAGCTCACGGGCGGCGGAGATGGCATTGGCGATACTGCCACAGGCCATAATATGATTTTCTTTGATCAGGAAGGCATCGAACAAACCGATACGGTGGTTTTTGCCGCCGCCGCAGGTGACGGCATATTTCTGCGCTGTGCGCAGGCCGGGAAGCGTCTTGCGGGTATCGAGCAAGCGGCACTGGGTGCCGACCAGCTTGTCGCAGTAGACTTTGGTCAGGCTGGCTACCCCTGAGAGGGTTTGAATAAAGTTCATCATGGTGCGCTCGCCGGTGAGCAACAGGCGCGCCGGGCCGGAGAGTTCACACAGCAGCTGATTGGGCAGCACAAGGTCGCCATCATCCACATGCCAGTGCAGCGCCACTTCACCTCCGAGCTGATTGAATACCTGCTCGGCCCAGGCCTTACCGCAAAAGACACCTTCTTCGCGGGTAATAAGGGTGGCTTCGGCGTGTTTATCTTCGGGGATCAACAGGGCGGTGATATCGCCCTCGGAGGCCTTCTGGTGGCCAAGGTCTTCGTCCAGTGCCGCTTTGACACTGACCCTGATATCATTTTCGAGCATGATGCGCGTCCTTGATTGACTCGGGATTATTGGGGAAATTTATGCCGCTAGATTAGCATAATAAGGGGCGCTGCTGGTATTGTGTTGGAGGCACAATTGGCCCTGGCTAGGCTCGAAGTTATTTTGAGCCAATGTGACTACAGCCAAGGTGCTGCTGTATGTATGGTTATTCGAGTCAGGAGAGTGAGCATTTGGCGCATAAGCTATGGGTTGAAGGCTGGTATAAAGAGGCTGAGCCTAGCCCTTCACCTCACTTTAATCACAGGCCCAATGGCGAGGTGAGCCTTTTGGTAATCCATAATATCAGTCTGCCGGCCGGCCGCTTTGGTTTGCCTTATATAGAGCAGCTATTTTTGGGTACTCTGGACATTGAGGCCGATGCCAGTTTCGCCGGGCTGAAAGGACTGGAAGTTTCGGCACATTTTCTGATTCGCCGTGATGGTGAGTTGCGCCAATTTGTTTCTGTGGATCAGCGCGCCTGGCACGCCGGGGTATCGAACTTTGAAGGTCGCAGCGGCTGCAATGATTTTGCCGTTGGTATAGAGCTGGAGGGCACAGATGATTCCGGCTTTACCGAAGAGCAGTATCATAAACTTATTACCCTGACCCAGAGTTTGCAGCAGGCTTACCCGGATATCACCAAAGAGAGAATAGTGGGTCACAGCGATATCGCGCCGGGGCGCAAGACAGACCCAGGCCCGGGATTTGATTGGCAAAGATATTTACAGGCGTTGTGACTGGTGTAGCTCTGTTATGGCCGCAGGCCTCAAGATAGCAAGGAGAAGAAAAGATGGCACTGTTTTCCCTGTTGGTCGCAATTATTGTTGAACGTTTGAAGCTCTTGCCTGCCCGCTGGCAGTTGGACAGCGGGCTGCGCTGGTATCAAAAGCAGATGTTTACCGACAGCCAGTTGGGTACTGTGGGCGGTATGATACTGGCGCTGCTATTGCCTGCCGTGACAGTGGCAGTGGCACTATGGGTAGTGAATGGATGGTTCTGGGGTTTGCCTTCGCTGCTGTTGTGGGTGGCGCTGGCGGTAGTGTGTTTTTCCCATCAGTATCAAAGACGCCTGTTTAAGCGTTATGTGCAGGCTGCCTGCCGTGGTGATGTGCAGGCCAGTTTTCATTTTGCCGGTGAGCTGGATTGCAGTGAGTGCCTTGATGCGGTCAGCGAGCGTGAGCTGGGCAGTCGGGTGGGGCAGAGCGTAGCCTGGCTCAACTATCGTTATTATGGCGCCGTCGCGTTGTTCCTTATCTTGTTTGGCCCTGTAGGCGCCGTGTTTTATTGCAGCGTGCGTTTTTTTGATGAAAGGCGTCAGCGCCTTGGCAAAGAGTGGCCCGTGGTACATACCCTGCTGTATTGGCTCGACTGGTTGCCGGCACGGATAATAGGCTTTGGCTATGTGCTGTGCGGCCATTTCAGCAATGCTTTTCCCCGTTGGTGCCAACTGGCGTTGAGTCTGGACTCTAAGCCGAGAGAAATAGTGACAGAAGTGGCTCTTGCCGCCGAAACCCTGCCGGAAGATGAAGATGTGCCGGTTTCAGTACAATCTACCTTGGCACTGCTGGCTCTCAGTAAGCGCAACTCGACCTTGCTGATCACTATTTTGTCGCTGTTGACCATCTTTGGTCTGGTCAGTTAAGCAAGCGCTGAACCGGCTTGGGCGCTTTGATGGGTTAACCGCTGCAGGGAAGGTGAGTTTGTTGCAACTTTCCTAGGTTGAGCAGCGGTGAAGGAATAGGCTGGTTGAGGCTTGTTAATTGGTCTGACCCCAGAAGAAAAAATATAGGCTATGCTCACACATCGTGAGTTGACTTGATGCAGATCACTAACTGGACTTTAAAAGTGTGATTTGATAAAGTGCGCTCACTCGTAGAAATTGGTAAGACCAATTTACAATAGGAGCTGAGGGCCAGATGGCTTATAGCAAAATCAGTCAGCCAAAGATTTCTGACGTCATCATGAATCAGTTGGAACAGATGATCCTTGAAGGCAGCCTACAGCCGGGTCAGAAGTTACCTCCTGAGCGCGAGTTGGCGTTGCAATTTGAAGTCTCCCGCCCCTCACTGCGGGAAGCGATTCAAAAGCTGGAAGCCAAAGGATTACTGCTGCGCCGTCAGGGCGGTGGTACCTACGTCAAAGAACAGTTATGGCAGAGTCTTGCCGATCCCATAGTCGAACTTATGCAGGGTGATCCGGAGAGTCAATACGACTTGCTGGAGTTCCGTCATGCCACCGAAGGCATGATGGCCTATTTTGCCGCCCTGCGCGGAACAGACGCCGATATGCAGAATATCAAGCGGATGATCCAGGAAGTGGAAGACGCCGAGGGTATCGAAGCGCAAGCCGCTGCCATTGTGCATTTTTACCGGGCAGTGGCCGAGGCATCACACAATGTTGCCATGCTGCATCTGGTACTGAGTTTAACTCCTGTGCTGCATCAAAATGTGGCGCAAAACCTGGAGCTTCTGAGCCGTCGCGAAGAAGCTTCTTCCATGGCAAATGAACATAGGCGGGCCCTGTTGGCCGCAATTGTTCGCCGCGATCCCGAAGCCGCGCGTGAAGCATCCAATGACCACTTGAGTTATATCGAGGAAGTCATGTTGTCGGTACGGGAAGAAGATAGCCGGTTGCAGCGTAGCCTGCGCCGTTTGAAGAGCGGCGTGTAGCCCAGGGGCGGCCCAGTGCCCACCTTAGGACGTCGTAATCACTATTAATACAATGTATAGAAGGACAGTGTCATGTCTGAAAATATGCTACAAGACTTGGATCCGTTAGAGACACAGGAATGGGTAGAATCCCTGCAGGCCGTATTGGAGCAGGAAGGTCCCGAACGTGCTCATTACCTGTTGGAAAAGCTGATCGAAAAGGCTCGCCGTAACGGTACTCACCTGCCTTACACTGCCACTACTGCTTACCTGAATACCATTCCTGCCGGGCAAGAACCCCATATGCCGGGCAATCAGGAGATGGAACGTCGCATTCGCGCCATTGTGCGTTGGAACGCGTTGGCCATGGTACTGCGTGGTTCCAAGAAAGATCTGGAGCTTGGTGGTCATATTTCCAGTTTCTCATCCAGTGCCACTATCTATGATGTGTGCTTTAACCACTTCTTCCGTGCTCCCAACGAGAAAGATGGCGGCGACCTGGTTTACTTCCAGGGCCACATTGCCCCCGGCATCTATGCCCGCTCTTTCCTCGAAGGTCGTCTGAGCGAAGAACAGCTGGCCAACTTCCGTCAGGAAGTGGATGGCAAAGGCCTGTCCTCCTATCCGCATCCCAAGCTGATGCCTGACTACTGGCAGTTCCCTACGGTTTCCATGGGGCTGGGTCCTATCCAGGCCATCTATCAGGCGCGCTTCCTCAAGTACCTGACTGACCGTGGCATTAAGGATTGCTCCGAGCAAACAGTATATTGCTTCCTGGGCGATGGCGAGTGTGACGAGCCGGAAGCGCTGGGTGCCATCGGCCTGGCCGCTCGTGAAGAGCTGGATAACCTGGTGTTTATCGTTAACTGTAACTTGCAGCGTCTCGACGGCCCTGTGCGCGGTAACGGCAAGATCATCCAGGAGCTGGAAGGTGAATTCCGCGGCGCTGGTTGGGAAGTGGTCAAGGTTATCTGGGGTCGTTACTGGGATCCATTGCTGGCCCGTGACACCAGCGGCAAGCTGCTGCAACTGATGAACGAAACTGTTGACGGTGAATACCAGAACTGTAAAGCCAAAGGCGGAGCTTGGACCCGTGAACACTTCTTCGGTAAGTATCCTGAAACTGCCGAGATGGTAGCCAATATGTCAGACGATGACATCTGGCGCCTGAACCGCGGTGGCCACGATCCGGTGAAAATTTACGCCGCACTCGATAAAGCCAAGAAGACCAAGGGTCGCCCAACCGTGATCCTGGCCAAGACAGTCAAGGGCTATGGTCTGGGTGATGCCGGTGAAGGCAAGAACATTGCCCACAACGTCAAGAAGATGGATATTGAAGCCATTCGTCACTTCCGTGACCGCTTCAACATTCCAATCCCTGACGACAAGCTGGAAGAGATCCCCTTCTACCATCCTGGACCGGATTCCGAAGAGGTCAAATACCTCAAGGAACGCCGTGAGGCCCTGATGGGTTATCTGCCTGCCCGTCGGCAGAAGTTCAGCGAAGAGCTGCAAGTGCCTTCACTGAAGATTTTCGATGCGATTCTCAAAGGCTCCAACGGCCGTGAGATCTCTTCTACCATGGCCTTTGTGCGGGTATTGACCGCCTTGCTGAAAGACAAGGGCATAGGTAAGAAGATAGTACCTATCATCCCGGATGAGGCCCGTACCTTTGGTATGGAAGGTCTGTTCCGTCAAGTGGGTATTTACGCTCACGAAGGCCAGAAATATGTGCCTCAGGATGCGGATCAGGTTGCTTACTATCGTGAAGACAAGTCCGGTCAGGTACTGCAGGAAGGGATTAACGAGCTGGGCGCCATGTCCTCTTGGGTATCGGCTGCGACCAGCTACTCGGTCAATGATACGCCGATGATCCCTTTCTATATCTATTACTCCATGTTCGGTTTCCAGCGGATCGGCGATCTGGCCTGGGCCGCCGGCGACATGCGCGCCCGTGGCTTCCTGGTAGGTGGTACTTCCGGCCGGACTACACTGAACGGCGAAGGCTTGCAGCACCAGGATGGTCACAGCCACATTCTGGCCAACACCATTCCTAACTGCATCAGCTATGACCCAACCTATGGTTATGAGATTGCCGTTATCGTTCAGGATGGTATTCGCCGCATGTATGGTGAAGATCAGGAAGATATCTTCTACTACCTGACCACAATGAACGAGAACTATGTTCAGCCTGAAATGCCACAAGGCGTGGAAGAGGGCATAGTCAAGGGTATCTACAAGTTGGAAAGCGTTGCCGGTTCCGGCAAAGGCAAAGTCCAGCTGATGGGTTGCGGCACTATCCTCGAGCAAGTGCGCAAGGCGGCACAGGCGCTGGCGAAAGACTTCGGTATCAGCACCGATGTGTTCAGCGTTACCAGCTTCAACGAACTGGCGCGTGATGGCCAGGCGGTTGAGCGCTGGAACATGCTGCACCCAACAGAAACCGCCAAGGTGCCTTATGTGAGCACAGTGCTGGCCAAAGATGCGCCTGCCATTGTGGCGACCGATTACATGAAGATCTACGGCGAGCAGCTGCGCGCTTATGTGCCTTGTGACTACAAGGTGCTGGGTACCGACGGTTTCGGCCGCTCTGACAGCCGTGCCAACCTGCGTCACCACTTCGAAGTGGATGCCAAGTTCATCGTGGTTGCTGCGCTCAAGTCGCTGGTGGACCGTAACGAGCTGCCGGTAGATGTTCTGGCCAAGACCATTGCCGAATACGGCATCGACGCCGACAAGATCGACCCACAGCACGCGTAAGAGGGGAAGCAGAATGGCTGATATGAAACAAGTACTGGTTCCCGATATTGGCGGGGACGAGGTACAGGTTATTGAGATCTGTGCCAATGTGGGTGACAGCCTGGCGGCTGAAGACTCCATTATTACCGTTGAAAGCGACAAGGCGACCATGGATATTCCTGCGCCATTCGCCGGTGTGCTCAAAGAGCTGAAAGTGGCCGTTGGCGACAGCGTGTCTGAAGGCACATTGATAGCCTTGATGGCTGCCGAAGGCGCAGAAGCTGCACCTGTTGCAGAAGCGCCCAAGGCAGAAGCTGCGCCTGCCCCGGCAGCGGCTCCCGCTCCAGCACAGGCGGCGCCGGCCGCTGCAGCCGGCGGCAGCCAGGTCATCGAAGTGACAGTGCCGGATATTGGCGATGCCGCAGATGTCGATGTTATTGAGGTGCTGGTGAGCGAAGGTGAGGCTATCGAAGCCGATGCCGGGTTGATCACGCTGGAAACCGATAAGGCGACCATGGATGTACCTTCGCCTCAGGCGGGTACAGTCAAGTCACTGAAAGTGAAGGTTGGCGACAAGGTTTCGCAGGGCTCTTTGGTATTGCTGCTGGAAGTTGGCGCCTCTGCCGAAGCACCGCAAGCACCGCAAGCAACGGCTTCTGAAGCCGCACAGCCAGCGGCCGCTCAGTCAGC contains these protein-coding regions:
- the nadC gene encoding carboxylating nicotinate-nucleotide diphosphorylase, with protein sequence MLENDIRVSVKAALDEDLGHQKASEGDITALLIPEDKHAEATLITREEGVFCGKAWAEQVFNQLGGEVALHWHVDDGDLVLPNQLLCELSGPARLLLTGERTMMNFIQTLSGVASLTKVYCDKLVGTQCRLLDTRKTLPGLRTAQKYAVTCGGGKNHRIGLFDAFLIKENHIMACGSIANAISAARELRPEKPVEVEVENLEELAQALEAGADIVMLDNFDVTMMLQAVELNNGFKAKGLGAKLEVSGDVTLETIAAFAQTGVDYISVGALTKHVRAMDLSMRLKG
- the ampD gene encoding 1,6-anhydro-N-acetylmuramyl-L-alanine amidase AmpD; the encoded protein is MYGYSSQESEHLAHKLWVEGWYKEAEPSPSPHFNHRPNGEVSLLVIHNISLPAGRFGLPYIEQLFLGTLDIEADASFAGLKGLEVSAHFLIRRDGELRQFVSVDQRAWHAGVSNFEGRSGCNDFAVGIELEGTDDSGFTEEQYHKLITLTQSLQQAYPDITKERIVGHSDIAPGRKTDPGPGFDWQRYLQAL
- the ampE gene encoding beta-lactamase regulator AmpE translates to MALFSLLVAIIVERLKLLPARWQLDSGLRWYQKQMFTDSQLGTVGGMILALLLPAVTVAVALWVVNGWFWGLPSLLLWVALAVVCFSHQYQRRLFKRYVQAACRGDVQASFHFAGELDCSECLDAVSERELGSRVGQSVAWLNYRYYGAVALFLILFGPVGAVFYCSVRFFDERRQRLGKEWPVVHTLLYWLDWLPARIIGFGYVLCGHFSNAFPRWCQLALSLDSKPREIVTEVALAAETLPEDEDVPVSVQSTLALLALSKRNSTLLITILSLLTIFGLVS
- the pdhR gene encoding pyruvate dehydrogenase complex transcriptional repressor PdhR, which gives rise to MAYSKISQPKISDVIMNQLEQMILEGSLQPGQKLPPERELALQFEVSRPSLREAIQKLEAKGLLLRRQGGGTYVKEQLWQSLADPIVELMQGDPESQYDLLEFRHATEGMMAYFAALRGTDADMQNIKRMIQEVEDAEGIEAQAAAIVHFYRAVAEASHNVAMLHLVLSLTPVLHQNVAQNLELLSRREEASSMANEHRRALLAAIVRRDPEAAREASNDHLSYIEEVMLSVREEDSRLQRSLRRLKSGV
- the aceE gene encoding pyruvate dehydrogenase (acetyl-transferring), homodimeric type, which codes for MSENMLQDLDPLETQEWVESLQAVLEQEGPERAHYLLEKLIEKARRNGTHLPYTATTAYLNTIPAGQEPHMPGNQEMERRIRAIVRWNALAMVLRGSKKDLELGGHISSFSSSATIYDVCFNHFFRAPNEKDGGDLVYFQGHIAPGIYARSFLEGRLSEEQLANFRQEVDGKGLSSYPHPKLMPDYWQFPTVSMGLGPIQAIYQARFLKYLTDRGIKDCSEQTVYCFLGDGECDEPEALGAIGLAAREELDNLVFIVNCNLQRLDGPVRGNGKIIQELEGEFRGAGWEVVKVIWGRYWDPLLARDTSGKLLQLMNETVDGEYQNCKAKGGAWTREHFFGKYPETAEMVANMSDDDIWRLNRGGHDPVKIYAALDKAKKTKGRPTVILAKTVKGYGLGDAGEGKNIAHNVKKMDIEAIRHFRDRFNIPIPDDKLEEIPFYHPGPDSEEVKYLKERREALMGYLPARRQKFSEELQVPSLKIFDAILKGSNGREISSTMAFVRVLTALLKDKGIGKKIVPIIPDEARTFGMEGLFRQVGIYAHEGQKYVPQDADQVAYYREDKSGQVLQEGINELGAMSSWVSAATSYSVNDTPMIPFYIYYSMFGFQRIGDLAWAAGDMRARGFLVGGTSGRTTLNGEGLQHQDGHSHILANTIPNCISYDPTYGYEIAVIVQDGIRRMYGEDQEDIFYYLTTMNENYVQPEMPQGVEEGIVKGIYKLESVAGSGKGKVQLMGCGTILEQVRKAAQALAKDFGISTDVFSVTSFNELARDGQAVERWNMLHPTETAKVPYVSTVLAKDAPAIVATDYMKIYGEQLRAYVPCDYKVLGTDGFGRSDSRANLRHHFEVDAKFIVVAALKSLVDRNELPVDVLAKTIAEYGIDADKIDPQHA